A region of the Sminthopsis crassicaudata isolate SCR6 chromosome 6, ASM4859323v1, whole genome shotgun sequence genome:
CCCCAGGAGCTGACCACCCTGCCCGTGCTCTACCTCTGTGAATTCTGCCTCAAGTATGGCAAGAGCCTCAAGTGTCTGCAGCGCCACCTGGTGGGTCCTCGCCCCTCCCGCGGCACCCCAAAATCCAGAAGGACAGAAAGGAGCAGAGAGGGGGCCGTGCACGGGGGGGGGGTGTCAGGAATTGTCCAGAGGCCCCGCAGAGACAAGCTCCCGCCACTTTCCCCCCGCCCTCACACCCCCTTTCCTGGTCTCCATTCCTCAGACCAAATGTGACCTGAGACACCCCCCGGGCAACGAGATTTACCGAAAGGGCACCATCTCCTTCTTTGAGATTGACGGGCGCAAGAACAAGGTGAGGGGGGATGGAGGGCGGTGGGGTTCCCCTGAGCCAGCTCCACCCCCCAAGCCCGGCATGGGAATTCTGTAGGAGCAGGTTCCCAGAGCTGTGACATGACTTTGAAAAGAAGGTCCAGAGCAGGCCCCTCGCTCTGGGGGTGTGCCCAAAGCCCCGGGGCCTGGCATGGGCCTGGCACTGAGGCTGCTTGCCCCCTCTCCCTCCAGAGTTACTCCCAGAACCTCTGCCTTCTGGCCAAGTGTTTCCTGGACCACAAGACCCTGTACTACGACACCGACCCCTTCCTCTTCTACGTCATGACCGAGTACGACTGCAAGGGCTTCCACATCGTCGGCTACTTCTCCAAGGTCAGTCCTGGGGGTGTCCTCTGGCTGCGCTCCCCCCTCTTAGGCCCattgtcctcccctcccccagccccatcCTTGTCTCCTCAGACTCACAGGCTCACTCTGTGTCCTTTAGGAGAAAGAATCTACGGAGGATTACAACGTGGCCTGCATCCTCACCCTCCCCCCGTACCAGCGCCGCGGCTATGGCAAGCTGCTCATCGAGTTCAGTGAGTGCagcggggcgggggagggggctgCCCGGGCCAGCTGTGGCCCGGTCAGGCGTCTGCTGTGCCGGGGGGCACGGAGCCCGCGCCGAGAGCTGCAGCTGGGGGAGCGGCCAGGCTTCTCTGCCGAGGACAAGGATCTTTGGGATTGACCTCCCTCCCAGGAGTCCAGAGGAGAGGGGGACAGGCGTGGGCTGGCGCCGATGTCCCAGCTTCATGCGGCCGCAGGGGCAAGGTCTCTGCCCTGGCTAGTGTGCTCAGATTCCCAGGACGGATCCTCGATGATCATCAGGGAGATGGTCTATGAACAGAGACGTGGCAGTTTCAGCAGAGACATCAGTTTTGCCCAGCCAATGGTGCTTTCCTATTGGGGGTGCTTATGCAGATTTTGGCAAAGCCCCTCCTGCCCTTCCCGTAGACAGGATGTGGTGTAGACGGCCCGAGGGCCAGTCCCCAGAACGGCCAAGGCCTCGGTCTGCCGGGGGTCCCTAGGATCTGGATATGGCTCGGTGCTGGCCAGGGTCTTAGATAGAGGCGGACGGCCTGCATTGAGCCCGGAGGTCACTTAGGGTCCAAAAAGGGCCAGATGTCAGCAGACGACTCTCAGCAGGGACCCAGGGCTTCAGGCCTCAGAAAGGCTGGGGCAGGGTCTGAGATCCCTCCCGGGCTCCATGGCGAGGTGGGGCAGCCTCTGGCGCCCCGGCCCCCAGGACTTAACCCACTGAGAAGGGCTTGGACCATGTCATGGGAAAGCAGAGAAAGCTCCCCTGCATGTACCTGTGTGCATGCTGCTGCACGCTACACGCATGTGCGTGGGCACGGGTGCATGTGTACGGGCACATGCACGAATCTTGTGCCCTGCCAGCCTGTGGGGGAGAAGCTGTTGTTGGCCCCTGAAGGCATTGGACCCAGGGGTGCAGGGCCCCACCTGCTGGTCTGTGGTACAAGGTGGGAGGCAAAGGCCCGGCCTTGAGGCCCACTGGTGCTCCTTAAGGCATTGCTTCCCTCCATAGACGTTTTCTggatgcctactgtgtgctgggtaCCAGAGGCACGGAGGATGGCAGGGCAGGGAGGCGGGCCTGCCCCCCAGGAGCTATCGAGGGAGCATGGCTCGAACAGAGAAAATGGGACTCGATACTCAAGTGGTGcctcagcatttattaagcacctcctgtaTGCCAGGCCCTGTGTTAAGCACTGGTGGTACCAAGAGGTAAAGGTGGGCCCTGCCCCCCCCAGGAGCGACCCTTCTAACAGGGACCCAGCGTGTAAAGCTCTGTACCCACGCGTCTGCAAGGAGCTCCAGGCAGGATaaatgggaagagaggaaaggctTCCTGGGCTAGATGGCGTTAGAGGGGGGAGAACCTCtgtgggctgggggggggggcagtctGAGATGGAACAGCAGGAGGCCAGTGTGTGTCGGTTGAGGTGGGAGAGGAGCACATTACAGAGGGCTTTGAAGGCCCTGGAGGCCGGACTGCAGCGGGCAGAGGCCGGAGGTGGGCCGAGCCCCAGCAGTTGTCGCAGCCACCCCGGGCTGAGAGCTTTGTCAGAGGAGAAGAGCGTGTTTGAGAGAGGGAGACCTCGACAGGCGAGGGGCAGGAGGGAGCCGGGCGGCCGCCTCAAACGGGACGAGTGCTGAGGGTCAGCGGTCAGAGCCGCCGTGGCCAGAAAGGCTCCTCAGCACTGAGACGGCCCCGAGTTGGAGCAGAAGAGGGCCCCGGCAGAGGatcagagaggagagggagaagctGGGGAAGGGGACACCCGAGGACTCCCAGCCACTGTTCCTCTGGCCCCTCGGGCCACTGAGCAACTCCTAGAGAAGTGGCATCTCCCAGTGTTTGGGGGCGAGTTAGGTGGGAGTGGGGGACCTCAGAAAGCAGAGCCAGCAGTTGCACAGGGAAGGGGCAGGAGACAGATTGGCTCAGATGGTTTGAGAAAAGGCCGAGTTAGACTTGTTCCAATATGGAAAATGGGGTCCCTTAGCAGGGGACCTCCAAGCCAGGAGGGGCCGGCACTGGGCCTTGGCCGGCAGTTTTGGCTCGGCACCTTTAAGGAGGTGCCCTGGGAAGCGGGCCAGGATCTGGCACTGATGAGTGAAGGGGGTCCCACAGGCCCCCCGGGGTGCAGCCCTAAAGGAACTGGGATCTCTTCAAAAGGAGGGGGTTCACTTAAGCCTTTGAGCACCAGGTGTCTCTCCCAGCAGTCTGACAGACACTGGCCGGACGCCCCCCCACCCAGGGCCAGGGGCTCTTGTCCTCTGACCCTGTGTCTCCGACTTCCTGGCAGGCTATGAGCTGTCCAAGGTGGAAGGGAAGACAGGCACGCCCGAGAAGCCGCTCTCGGACCTCGGCCTCCTGTCCTACCGGAGCTACTGGTCACAGACCATCCTGGAGATCCTCATGGGACTCAAGTCAGAGAGCGGGGAGCGGCCCCAGATCACCATCAAGTGAGCCTTTGCCCAGGGGCCGGGGCGGGCACGGGGCGGGCACGGGGGAGCCAGGATGGCCGGTgatgctgctgcccctgccccacAGTGAAATCAGCGAGATCACCAGCATCAAGAAGGAAGATGTCATCTCGACCCTGCAGTACCTGAACCTCATTAACTACTACAAGGTAGGGAGGCAGCTGCTTGGGCCTCTGGGATGCAGCAGCTTCCCCGCTGGGGAGGGACACCCCTCAGTTCCCAGTGTTTTGTGGCTGTTTCCTTGGGAGTTGCCCCTCTGGGCCTGGAGGGGACCCAGCCAGGTCAAAGGACATTTTCAGTGCCTTTCTGCACCTTGTTGGGGGGGCACCTCATGGGCTCCCCCAGAGCCGCCCTGACCTTGGGGGCTTCCTTTTTGGCTAACTTTGCCCTTCCCCCTCAAGGGCCAGTACATCCTGACGCTGTCAGAGGACATTGTGGACGGCCACGAGCGGGCCATGCTGAAGCGGCTCCTGCGCATCGACTCCAAGTGTCTACACTTCACCCCCAAGGACTGGAGTAAACGGGGAAAGTGGTGACCTCGGCCTTGCCCTTGCCAGGCCTGCCCGTTGGGCCTCTTGGACCTCTTGGCCGGGAAGGGCCTTGACAGGCCCGGGCCAGAGAGCCGTGGCTGCGCCTGTGCTGCCTCAGGCGGGCCCGTGTACAGAGAGTGGCAGCTGTGTATAGTgtcgggggggaggggggctgggcATGTACAGTGGTTTTGtaaggtgggggtgggagggaccCCTGTCCTGCTTCATGGGCAATAAAGTGTTTCTACAGATCCTGGGCCCCTCCTGCTTGGGGCCAGGAAGGGGGACTCAGAACCTGGGGCTTCACTCCCACACAATTTCCAGACTTTTTTATTGTGCAGTGGGGATGATGGCACAGTTTGGGGTTCAGAACTGCCGCCTCAGCCGTCGTCCTCAGCCACGGGTGCATGGATCTGGAGGGGACAGACAGGAGTTGCAGGCTGGGGCCTGATGctgtgacccccccccccaatggatTGCCCCGGGGCCTGCCCTGAAACTTGTGGCACCCCAGCATTTCCCCTTCAGTGGTTTTCCTGCAGGGGGTGGGAACTGGACTGAGACATTTACACCCCCCCTAGGTGCAGACAGGGCTAGCTAGGAGGGGCATTGGGACTGGGGGTCCCCAGGCATGACACTCACAGCAGTGGCCAGGCTGGGCCAGCTCAGGGCTCCATGTATCCGGGAATCTGGCCCTGGGGGGGTCTCTAGGCCCCAAAGGGTGAAGCTGCCAAAGGTGCCGATGGCCTGGACGGTCCGGTCCTGAGGAATGAGCAGTTGTGCTACACGGGCCAGACCCTGCCTCCCAGCCCCCAGGTGCCCCGCACCCACTCTGGGCACCTCCTCCCAAGCGCCCACTCACCTCTGACCCCTGGGCCTTGTCCTCTTCCCGAAGCACCAGCCCCACATAGCCAGCCGGCAGGGTCACCTCTTCTCCTTGCAGGCTGCGGCCTCTGAAGGACACCGTGGGCCCTGGGACAAGGGGACACTGAGGGTCAGGGCCGGCCCTGGTACTGACCCCAAGCTTGAGGTGTCCCCTCCTCCTGGGGAAGCAAGCCCACTCAGTGACTCAGACTTTCTGTGAAATGGACCACCGAGCCCTCCCTCCTGTGGGTGCCCAGACTCCTCCTCTGAAGGGCTGCCCCATGATGGGGACAAAGACCCGAGGTTAAGTGGAGGCAGCAGTGGGCTGTGGGAAGGGTAAGGTCAAAGGCAAAGGGCTGGATGCAAATCCCAGCTGTCCTTAGCCCAGGCCCTGGACAGTTGGGGGAGGACGCAGTTTCTCCATGTGTAAGATGAGAGGGAGAGGATTGGTGGCCTGAGGTCCCCTAGGACCCCTAGACCAGTTAGTTCCGTGAGGGCTctgcacacagcaggtgcttaataagtgcacATTTGACTAAATGGGCAACCAAGTAGTCATCTTTCCACTCCTCCCCCTTGGTGGGAGGGGCCCGGGCTCAGTTACTCCTCTGTCCCTACCGCCACCTTCGGCAGAAAACAGCAAATTGGGGTACACCCCCCTCCAAGTCTGGCTTCATTTCTGGACGGGCCTCGCGGCGTGTGTGCACAGGGAGAACAATGACATTTTCTAAGAGCCTTTCACGCTCATCCCCCCGCCCCCCGTCCCCGGGACCCCAGGCTTGACGGGAATTGTAGTCCATTCC
Encoded here:
- the KAT5 gene encoding histone acetyltransferase KAT5 isoform X4 — its product is MRLREARGPWTLQEGLEDSPEQGEVIEGCRLPVLRRNQDNEDEWPLAEILSVKDISGRKLFYVHYIDFNKRLDEWVTHDRLDLKKIQFPKKEAKTPTKNGLPGSRPGSPEREVKRKVEVVSPATPVPSETAPASVFPQNGSARRALAAQPGRKRKSNCLGTDEDSQDSSDGIPSAPRMTGSLVSDRSHDDIVTRMKNIECIELGRHRLKPWYFSPYPQELTTLPVLYLCEFCLKYGKSLKCLQRHLTKCDLRHPPGNEIYRKGTISFFEIDGRKNKSYSQNLCLLAKCFLDHKTLYYDTDPFLFYVMTEYDCKGFHIVGYFSKEKESTEDYNVACILTLPPYQRRGYGKLLIEFSYELSKVEGKTGTPEKPLSDLGLLSYRSYWSQTILEILMGLKSESGERPQITINEISEITSIKKEDVISTLQYLNLINYYKGQYILTLSEDIVDGHERAMLKRLLRIDSKCLHFTPKDWSKRGKW
- the KAT5 gene encoding histone acetyltransferase KAT5 isoform X6, translating into MAEVGEVIEGCRLPVLRRNQDNEDEWPLAEILSVKDISGRKLFYVHYIDFNKRLDEWVTHDRLDLKKIQFPKKEAKTPTKNGLPGSRPGSPEREVRKTLDLSLQPASAQASGKTLPIPVQITLRFNLPKEREAIPGGEPDQPLSSSSCLQPNHRSTKRKVEVVSPATPVPSETAPASVFPQNGSARRALAAQPGRKRKSNCLGTDEDSQDSSDGIPSAPRMTGSLVSDRSHDDIVTRMKNIECIELGRHRLKPWYFSPYPQELTTLPVLYLCEFCLKYGKSLKCLQRHLTKCDLRHPPGNEIYRKGTISFFEIDGRKNKSYSQNLCLLAKCFLDHKTLYYDTDPFLFYVMTEYDCKGFHIVGYFSKEKESTEDYNVACILTLPPYQRRGYGKLLIEFSYELSKVEGKTGTPEKPLSDLGLLSYRSYWSQTILEILMGLKSESGERPQITINEISEITSIKKEDVISTLQYLNLINYYKGQYILTLSEDIVDGHERAMLKRLLRIDSKCLHFTPKDWSKRGKW
- the KAT5 gene encoding histone acetyltransferase KAT5 isoform X3 is translated as MAEVGEVIEGCRLPVLRRNQDNEDEWPLAEILSVKDISGRKLFYVHYIDFNKRLDEWVTHDRLDLKKIQFPKKEAKTPTKNGLPGSRPGSPEREVPASAQASGKTLPIPVQITLRFNLPKEREAIPGGEPDQPLSSSSCLQPNHRSTKRKVEVVSPATPVPSETAPASVFPQNGSARRALAAQPGRKRKSNCLGTDEDSQDSSDGIPSAPRMTGSLVSDRSHDDIVTRMKNIECIELGRHRLKPWYFSPYPQELTTLPVLYLCEFCLKYGKSLKCLQRHLTKCDLRHPPGNEIYRKGTISFFEIDGRKNKSYSQNLCLLAKCFLDHKTLYYDTDPFLFYVMTEYDCKGFHIVGYFSKEKESTEDYNVACILTLPPYQRRGYGKLLIEFSYELSKVEGKTGTPEKPLSDLGLLSYRSYWSQTILEILMGLKSESGERPQITINEISEITSIKKEDVISTLQYLNLINYYKGQYILTLSEDIVDGHERAMLKRLLRIDSKCLHFTPKDWSKRGKW
- the KAT5 gene encoding histone acetyltransferase KAT5 isoform X5; amino-acid sequence: MAEVGEVIEGCRLPVLRRNQDNEDEWPLAEILSVKDISGRKLFYVHYIDFNKRLDEWVTHDRLDLKKIQFPKKEAKTPTKNGLPGSRPGSPEREVKRKVEVVSPATPVPSETAPASVFPQNGSARRALAAQPGRKRKSNCLGTDEDSQDSSDGIPSAPRMTGSLVSDRSHDDIVTRMKNIECIELGRHRLKPWYFSPYPQELTTLPVLYLCEFCLKYGKSLKCLQRHLTKCDLRHPPGNEIYRKGTISFFEIDGRKNKSYSQNLCLLAKCFLDHKTLYYDTDPFLFYVMTEYDCKGFHIVGYFSKEKESTEDYNVACILTLPPYQRRGYGKLLIEFSYELSKVEGKTGTPEKPLSDLGLLSYRSYWSQTILEILMGLKSESGERPQITINEISEITSIKKEDVISTLQYLNLINYYKGQYILTLSEDIVDGHERAMLKRLLRIDSKCLHFTPKDWSKRGKW
- the KAT5 gene encoding histone acetyltransferase KAT5 isoform X7; the protein is MTGSLVSDRSHDDIVTRMKNIECIELGRHRLKPWYFSPYPQELTTLPVLYLCEFCLKYGKSLKCLQRHLTKCDLRHPPGNEIYRKGTISFFEIDGRKNKSYSQNLCLLAKCFLDHKTLYYDTDPFLFYVMTEYDCKGFHIVGYFSKEKESTEDYNVACILTLPPYQRRGYGKLLIEFSYELSKVEGKTGTPEKPLSDLGLLSYRSYWSQTILEILMGLKSESGERPQITINEISEITSIKKEDVISTLQYLNLINYYKGQYILTLSEDIVDGHERAMLKRLLRIDSKCLHFTPKDWSKRGKW
- the RNASEH2C gene encoding ribonuclease H2 subunit C, which codes for MPDGAAPALPGLIRLQPNSVRSATPTALHLLPCEIQHNGPAAVSRFFSPAVRPGPSGPTVSFRGRSLQGEEVTLPAGYVGLVLREEDKAQGSEDRTVQAIGTFGSFTLWGLETPPGPDSRIHGALSWPSLATAIHAPVAEDDG